The Roseococcus microcysteis genome contains a region encoding:
- a CDS encoding SURF1 family protein, protein MSGRRWQRLILPSFLALPVLALLLGLGSWQVQRLAWKNGLLAELAAAQAAAPISAPLAPEPFAHITATGRFRPGAEALLGLEVRGPVLGGSLIAVLDREGAPPLLVERGWVPMEGGAIERPEGEVTVTGFARPSERRSPFAAADDVAGRRFLTFDAPAIAAALGVPEAPPYALTVIRPGAPRGPSGFGAAPPPSRGPLPDAATGFPAPNNPHLGYALTWFGLAAAWVAIFALWAFRRMRSP, encoded by the coding sequence ATGAGCGGGCGTCGCTGGCAGAGGTTGATCCTGCCCTCCTTCCTCGCCCTGCCGGTGCTGGCCCTGCTGCTGGGGCTGGGGAGCTGGCAGGTGCAGCGCCTGGCCTGGAAGAACGGGCTGCTGGCGGAACTCGCCGCCGCCCAGGCCGCGGCACCCATCTCGGCCCCCCTGGCGCCGGAGCCCTTCGCCCATATCACCGCCACCGGCCGCTTCCGCCCGGGCGCCGAGGCGCTGCTGGGCCTGGAGGTCCGCGGCCCCGTGCTGGGCGGCAGCCTGATCGCGGTGCTGGACCGCGAGGGCGCGCCGCCGCTGCTGGTGGAACGTGGCTGGGTGCCCATGGAGGGCGGCGCCATCGAGCGCCCCGAGGGCGAGGTCACCGTCACCGGCTTCGCGCGCCCCAGCGAGCGCCGCAGCCCCTTCGCCGCCGCCGATGACGTGGCGGGCCGTCGCTTCCTCACCTTCGACGCTCCCGCCATCGCCGCCGCGCTGGGCGTGCCGGAGGCGCCGCCCTACGCCCTGACCGTCATTCGCCCGGGCGCCCCGCGCGGGCCCTCGGGTTTCGGCGCCGCGCCGCCGCCCTCGCGCGGGCCCCTGCCCGACGCCGCCACGGGCTTCCCCGCCCCCAACAACCCCCATCTGGGTTATGCGCTGACCTGGTTCGGGCTGGCCGCGGCCTGGGTCGCCATTTTCGCCCTCTGGGCCTTCCGTCGCATGAGGTCCCCATGA
- a CDS encoding carboxypeptidase M32: protein MNAAYQRLTARAARLAALGEAQSILHWDASTMMPRGGGAARGEQLAALAGLGHEMMTAPEVAEDLAAAEAEGEWDSANLALMRRAHRRATALPTALVEATTRANAACEKVWRDAKATSDFALVRPFLEEVLRLQRETAQAYAAATGLSPYDALMEGYQPGVTAAEVEPVFTAYEAWLREALPRAEEIQARRGAPIPLPGPFPVAAQRELCRRLSLRVGLEAEHSRLDESLHPFCGGTPTDVRITTFYSEKDPAKALLGVLHETGHALYERGLPAAHARQPVGESAGMAAHESQSLIVEMQACRSDAFLAFLGRELHKVFGGDAAPYAAGNLAKLWRRVSRGFIRVDADEMTYPAHVILRFRLERAMIGGDLAVADLPGAWAEGLQSLLGITPPDDSRGCLQDIHWHDGAFGYFPSYTLGAMAAAQLMKAARKAEPGLDVALEQGDLSPLLRFLRANVHAHGARLGFQDLLRAATGKPLDPADFTEHLTSRYL, encoded by the coding sequence ATGAACGCCGCCTATCAGCGCCTGACCGCCCGCGCCGCCCGTCTCGCCGCCCTGGGCGAGGCGCAGTCCATCCTCCATTGGGATGCCAGCACCATGATGCCGCGTGGCGGCGGCGCGGCGCGGGGCGAGCAGCTGGCCGCCCTGGCCGGCCTTGGCCACGAGATGATGACGGCGCCCGAAGTGGCCGAGGACCTTGCCGCCGCCGAGGCTGAGGGCGAATGGGACAGCGCCAACCTCGCTTTGATGCGCCGCGCCCATCGCCGCGCCACCGCCCTGCCCACCGCCCTGGTCGAGGCCACCACCCGCGCCAATGCCGCCTGCGAGAAGGTCTGGCGCGACGCCAAGGCGACCTCCGACTTCGCCCTGGTCCGCCCCTTCCTGGAGGAGGTGCTGCGCCTCCAGCGCGAAACCGCCCAGGCCTACGCCGCCGCCACCGGCCTCAGCCCCTATGACGCGCTGATGGAGGGCTACCAGCCCGGCGTGACGGCCGCCGAGGTGGAGCCCGTCTTCACCGCCTACGAGGCCTGGCTGCGCGAGGCCCTGCCGCGCGCGGAAGAGATCCAGGCCCGGCGCGGCGCGCCCATCCCGCTGCCGGGCCCCTTTCCCGTCGCGGCCCAGCGCGAACTCTGCCGGCGCCTCTCCCTGCGTGTGGGGCTGGAGGCCGAGCATTCGCGCCTCGACGAAAGCCTCCACCCCTTCTGCGGCGGCACGCCCACCGATGTCCGCATCACCACCTTCTACAGCGAGAAGGACCCCGCCAAGGCGCTGCTGGGCGTGCTGCACGAGACGGGCCATGCCCTCTACGAACGCGGCCTGCCCGCCGCCCATGCCCGCCAGCCCGTGGGCGAGAGCGCCGGCATGGCGGCCCATGAATCGCAAAGCCTGATCGTGGAGATGCAGGCCTGCCGCTCCGACGCCTTCCTGGCCTTCCTGGGGCGGGAGTTGCACAAGGTCTTCGGCGGCGATGCCGCGCCCTATGCGGCGGGCAACCTGGCGAAGCTGTGGCGGCGCGTCTCCCGCGGCTTCATCCGCGTGGATGCGGATGAGATGACCTACCCGGCCCATGTCATCCTGCGCTTCCGGCTGGAACGCGCCATGATCGGCGGCGACCTGGCCGTGGCGGACCTGCCCGGCGCCTGGGCCGAGGGGCTGCAATCCCTGCTGGGCATCACCCCGCCCGACGATTCGCGCGGCTGCCTGCAGGACATCCATTGGCATGACGGCGCCTTCGGCTATTTCCCGAGCTACACCCTGGGCGCCATGGCGGCCGCGCAGCTCATGAAGGCGGCGCGCAAGGCCGAGCCGGGGCTGGATGTGGCGTTGGAGCAGGGCGACCTGTCACCCCTGCTGCGCTTCCTGCGGGCCAATGTGCATGCCCATGGCGCGCGCCTGGGCTTCCAGGACCTGCTGCGGGCCGCCACGGGCAAGCCGCTCGACCCCGCCGATTTCACCGAACACCTGACGTCCCGCTACCTGTAG
- a CDS encoding class I SAM-dependent methyltransferase, with the protein MSEGDRAHPRAALDAASVRDAYRRWAGIYDVVFGGVSAPGRRRAVAAVNRLSQTAGRRVLEVGVGTGLALPHYKPELEVVGIDLSRDMLLKAQKRVAEEKLSAVHGLMEMDAESMAFADDSFDIAVAMYTASVVPDAKKLFAEMSRVVRPGGQLLFVNHFAADDGFRWWLERTTSPLARILGWHPDFKLSDIFTPETQIERMEACPPIALFTLVEVRNEG; encoded by the coding sequence ATGTCCGAAGGCGATCGCGCCCACCCCCGCGCCGCGCTTGATGCCGCTTCCGTCCGCGATGCCTATCGCCGATGGGCCGGCATCTATGACGTGGTGTTCGGTGGCGTCTCCGCGCCTGGCCGCCGACGCGCCGTCGCCGCCGTCAACCGCCTGTCCCAGACGGCGGGGCGGCGGGTGCTGGAAGTCGGCGTGGGCACGGGCCTCGCCCTGCCGCACTACAAGCCGGAGCTGGAGGTGGTCGGCATCGACCTCTCGCGCGACATGCTGCTGAAGGCGCAGAAGCGCGTGGCGGAGGAGAAGCTCTCCGCCGTCCATGGGTTGATGGAGATGGACGCGGAGTCCATGGCCTTCGCCGATGACAGCTTCGACATCGCGGTGGCCATGTACACGGCCTCGGTGGTGCCGGACGCGAAGAAGCTGTTCGCCGAGATGTCGCGCGTGGTGCGGCCCGGCGGGCAGCTGCTCTTCGTGAACCACTTCGCCGCCGATGACGGGTTCCGCTGGTGGCTGGAGCGCACCACCTCCCCGCTGGCGCGCATCCTGGGCTGGCACCCGGACTTCAAGCTCTCCGACATCTTCACGCCGGAGACGCAGATCGAACGGATGGAGGCCTGCCCCCCCATCGCGCTCTTCACCCTGGTGGAAGTCCGCAACGAGGGCTGA
- a CDS encoding creatininase family protein: MEVRWEKLTGPELKARAAEGALPILPIGSLEQHGPHLPVWTDSFIAHQVAVAAAESATDVPALVLPPLWTGLSEHHLPFGGTITLDYPTFHAVLRCVVRSLKAQGFQRLLILNGHGGNIEPLGVSVRELAHEFGMPVVTTTWPQAAPAEIAAILTTQPRIMHACEGETALWMALDPAQVRMDRLEEAAGANNEGVQAPPGFSRFYSFAERAPRTGVRGDPRAATAEKGKAMMEALAARIAAAMRDPVLWTMPEPVWKPSQE, from the coding sequence ATGGAAGTCCGCTGGGAGAAGCTCACCGGCCCCGAACTGAAGGCCCGCGCGGCGGAGGGTGCGCTGCCCATCCTGCCCATCGGCAGCCTGGAGCAGCACGGGCCGCATCTGCCCGTCTGGACGGACAGCTTCATCGCGCACCAGGTCGCGGTCGCGGCGGCCGAGAGTGCGACGGATGTGCCCGCGTTGGTGCTGCCGCCGCTCTGGACCGGGCTTTCCGAACACCATCTGCCCTTCGGCGGGACCATCACGCTCGATTATCCCACCTTCCACGCCGTGCTGCGCTGCGTGGTCCGCAGCCTGAAGGCCCAGGGCTTCCAGCGGCTGCTGATCCTGAACGGCCATGGCGGCAATATCGAACCGCTGGGCGTCTCGGTGCGGGAACTGGCGCATGAATTCGGCATGCCCGTGGTCACCACCACCTGGCCCCAGGCGGCGCCGGCCGAGATCGCCGCCATCCTCACCACCCAGCCGCGCATCATGCACGCCTGTGAGGGCGAGACGGCGCTGTGGATGGCGCTGGACCCCGCCCAGGTGCGGATGGACCGGCTGGAGGAAGCGGCCGGCGCCAACAATGAGGGCGTGCAGGCCCCGCCCGGCTTCTCGCGCTTCTATTCCTTCGCCGAACGCGCCCCGCGCACCGGTGTGCGCGGCGACCCGCGCGCCGCCACGGCCGAGAAGGGGAAGGCCATGATGGAGGCCCTGGCGGCCCGGATCGCCGCCGCCATGCGCGACCCCGTGCTCTGGACGATGCCTGAGCCCGTCTGGAAACCTTCCCAAGAATGA
- a CDS encoding cryptochrome/deoxyribodipyrimidine photo-lyase family protein, protein MIEVVWFKRDLRVADHAALAAARGPVLPLYVVEPAYWRGEDASPRQWRFTREALHDLRAALAGIGVPLVVRVGDVVEVLADLHARHGIRALHSHEETGNLWTYARDRAVGRFCRAHGIPWTEHRQFAVFRRLQDRDRWAARAAAHHAAPLIPVPQGLVPVPEVAEGAIPDQPRAWNPEDGLLRPQPAGRAAAWSLLESFLAGRGADYRRGMSSPRTAPRACSRLSPHLAMGSVSMREAMQRLATAQAELAAMDPRERPIPLGAAQSLASRLHWHCHFIQKLESEPELERRAAHPAAEAARRPTAPDDPLLLAWAEGRTGLPFLDACMRSLIATGWLNFRMRAMVQAVASYHLNLDWAASGARLARLFTDYEPGIHWPQVQMQSGATGINTPRIYNPVKQGLDQDPEAEFIARWVPEVAHLPPALRHMPWKLDAPPQGYPPPVVDVTAAMRAARERLTSLRATAGFDAAARRVYAKHGSRARRFGQDDPASERAKFAARTAKAARQLRLDV, encoded by the coding sequence ATGATCGAAGTGGTCTGGTTCAAGCGGGATCTGCGCGTGGCGGACCACGCGGCGCTGGCCGCCGCGCGCGGGCCGGTGTTGCCGCTGTATGTGGTGGAGCCGGCCTATTGGCGCGGCGAGGATGCCTCCCCCCGGCAATGGCGCTTTACGCGCGAGGCTCTGCATGACCTGCGCGCCGCGCTGGCCGGAATCGGCGTGCCGCTGGTGGTTCGGGTGGGCGATGTGGTGGAGGTGCTGGCCGACCTCCATGCCCGCCACGGCATCCGCGCCCTGCACAGCCATGAGGAGACGGGCAACCTCTGGACCTATGCGCGCGACCGCGCCGTGGGCCGCTTCTGCCGCGCCCATGGCATTCCCTGGACCGAGCACCGGCAATTCGCCGTCTTCCGCCGCCTGCAGGACCGTGACCGCTGGGCCGCCCGCGCCGCCGCGCACCATGCGGCGCCGCTGATTCCCGTGCCGCAAGGGCTGGTTCCGGTGCCGGAGGTGGCGGAGGGCGCCATCCCCGACCAGCCCCGCGCCTGGAACCCCGAGGACGGGCTGCTCCGCCCACAGCCCGCCGGGCGCGCCGCCGCCTGGTCCCTGTTGGAAAGCTTCCTCGCCGGGCGCGGAGCGGATTACCGGCGCGGCATGTCCTCCCCCCGCACGGCCCCGCGCGCCTGTTCGCGCCTGTCGCCGCATCTGGCCATGGGCAGCGTCTCGATGCGGGAGGCGATGCAGCGCCTCGCCACCGCCCAGGCGGAACTGGCCGCCATGGACCCGCGCGAACGCCCCATCCCGTTGGGCGCCGCGCAATCCCTGGCGTCGCGGCTGCACTGGCATTGCCATTTCATCCAGAAGCTGGAGAGCGAGCCCGAACTCGAACGCCGTGCCGCCCACCCCGCCGCCGAGGCCGCCCGCCGCCCCACCGCCCCGGACGACCCCCTCCTGCTGGCCTGGGCCGAGGGCCGCACCGGCCTGCCCTTCCTCGATGCCTGCATGCGCAGCCTGATCGCCACCGGCTGGCTAAATTTCCGGATGCGCGCGATGGTCCAGGCCGTCGCCAGCTACCATCTGAACCTGGACTGGGCGGCGAGCGGCGCGCGGCTGGCCCGCCTCTTCACGGATTACGAGCCGGGCATCCATTGGCCCCAGGTGCAGATGCAGTCCGGCGCCACGGGCATCAACACGCCACGCATCTACAACCCCGTGAAGCAGGGGCTGGACCAGGACCCGGAGGCGGAATTCATCGCCCGCTGGGTGCCGGAGGTGGCGCATCTGCCGCCCGCCCTGCGCCACATGCCCTGGAAGCTGGACGCGCCGCCGCAGGGCTACCCCCCGCCGGTGGTGGACGTCACCGCCGCCATGCGCGCGGCGCGCGAGCGGCTGACGTCCCTGCGCGCCACCGCGGGCTTCGACGCCGCCGCCCGCCGCGTCTACGCGAAGCATGGCAGCCGCGCGCGCCGCTTCGGCCAGGACGACCCCGCCAGCGAACGCGCCAAATTCGCAGCCCGCACCGCCAAGGCCGCGCGGCAATTGCGCCTGGATGTGTGA
- the parS gene encoding type II RES/Xre toxin-antitoxin system antitoxin, translating to MSHASYAAIYDAPVTARIGRIRAGVPATTAKEWLDLPELGRNATLKALDLAIATFNRKVKERGTLSPAESERVLGLARLVGQVESMVLEAGAPEGFDARAWLARWLQEPLPALGHARPLDFLNTMEGQRLVSDTLAKAISGAYA from the coding sequence ATGTCCCACGCCAGCTACGCCGCGATCTATGACGCGCCCGTCACGGCGCGCATCGGCCGCATCCGCGCGGGCGTGCCGGCGACCACGGCCAAGGAATGGCTCGACCTGCCGGAGCTGGGCCGCAACGCCACCCTCAAGGCGCTGGACCTCGCCATCGCCACCTTCAACCGCAAGGTGAAGGAGCGCGGCACCCTCTCCCCCGCCGAGAGCGAGCGCGTGCTGGGCCTGGCCCGGCTGGTGGGCCAGGTGGAATCCATGGTGCTGGAAGCCGGCGCGCCCGAGGGCTTCGACGCCCGCGCCTGGCTGGCGCGCTGGCTGCAGGAGCCGCTGCCCGCGCTCGGCCATGCCCGCCCGCTGGATTTCCTCAACACCATGGAGGGGCAGCGCCTGGTTTCCGACACCCTCGCGAAGGCCATCAGCGGCGCCTACGCGTGA
- a CDS encoding RES family NAD+ phosphorylase — translation MSVTAWRIASDTRGWAADDLSGAGAEATGGRWNPPGQAVVYASMSRALACLETVVHLNAGGLPLNRYLVELTIPDALWKAARRETPESLPVGWDAEPASATSERLGGEWLAGGASALLLVPSVVVPEEWNLLLNPRHAGAAGVRARKVRKWLYDPRLRRA, via the coding sequence GTGAGTGTCACCGCCTGGCGCATCGCCAGCGACACGCGGGGCTGGGCGGCGGATGACCTTTCGGGCGCCGGGGCCGAGGCCACGGGTGGCCGGTGGAACCCGCCGGGGCAGGCGGTGGTCTATGCGTCCATGAGCCGGGCGCTGGCCTGCCTGGAGACGGTGGTGCACCTGAACGCGGGCGGGCTGCCGCTGAACCGCTATCTGGTGGAACTGACCATTCCCGACGCGCTGTGGAAGGCCGCGCGGCGCGAGACGCCGGAAAGCCTGCCCGTGGGCTGGGATGCGGAGCCCGCCAGCGCCACCAGTGAGCGCCTGGGCGGGGAATGGCTGGCCGGCGGGGCGAGCGCGCTGCTGCTGGTGCCCTCGGTGGTCGTGCCGGAGGAGTGGAACCTGCTGCTGAACCCGCGCCATGCCGGGGCGGCGGGGGTGCGCGCGCGGAAGGTGCGGAAGTGGCTGTATGACCCGCGTCTGCGAAGGGCTTGA
- a CDS encoding chromosome segregation SMC family protein, whose translation MSETTPEAAEPEAVEEGRRRLSATLTGISIAGFKSFAEPVQVPVLPGLTGIVGPNGCGKSNVVEALRWAMGESNARSLRGGEMDDVIFAGTATRPARNLAEVVLRLEDALGVAPPPMDRAAELEVIRRIERGSGSSYRINGREVRARDVNTMFADLASGPRASGMVSQGRVALLIGAKPEERRSVLEEAAGIAGLRARRHEAELKLRQAENNLARSEDLLGSLTTQQESLKKQARQAARYRNLSGLVRDAEGDWFALLVARAEAAIQQASAALEERGDALRRAEAEAAQATRAAETLSAAVEAPRAEEGLTRTLLERRRVEAENLAAESARAAEALREAEANLAQLRADVADAEKLEEDARAAETRAGREAAGLAGAEGQLPARIAEAEAGADAFAAEVATTEARLQEATEAAAQLAARANQLASELNFAEQRARRLQEQRAQLEAQRKAAEAQSVPEPVRAAAAEALSAAETALAEARAALDAAERARRHAAEQAAEASRAARAAEIERAAAERARAAAASRAQSARGRDEAARGEQARLAAARPDAAEAAQAREAADAAAAKLRDAEATLAQALPAREAATRRATEARAAETAALAAESRLKAELQGLEAATGDAAEANPIARTLRVPAGLEAALGAALGEGLEGGRGSGRSRFWRALPPLAEAPPLPAGITSLASLVEAPPELARALSQIGLAEDGAPHQTALRPGQALVSRGGALWRWDGYVLAPGGAQAGAARLQALARLRQAEAKLADAAPLARAAETARAEAVAADRAAQSAEETARRARNVAEAQAREAETRAARLAANLDAAERRLAETAAQAGRAKAERDEAEAALREAEAALAALPAPRGAAEEAAAATRAEAAEQAARRARAAAEGELASRRTELQRLTERQAAAAAQLAALAPQEERLGAELAEAEAALATARAARAVLPDLAEARAAVETARLALSEVRGREAEARGRAAGLRAEREGLAARREAALAERAAWAQRLSEATTRREALTARVAEASARREALARRPEEAARLTEEAAMRLTAAESAHAAAVAALETASTRARTAEETRRAADAALASAREAALRAEAAREAALRAGAALAERITERLGEEPALPEPPEDLSDAAEDRARRKAERLAREREEMGPVNLRAEVELEELETRIATLLREREEIGAAIAKLRGSIGHLNREARERLRATFDQVDREFRALFTRLFGGGRAHLALVGSEDPLEGGLEIYAEPPGKKLSALSLLSGGEQALTALSLIFAVFRCHPAPVCVLDEVDAPLDDANVERLCDLLDVMSRPPEVDGDAADGETRVAGGTRFLIITHHALTMARMHRLFGVTMQERGVSRLLSVDLGEAVAMAEG comes from the coding sequence GTGAGCGAGACCACGCCTGAAGCGGCCGAGCCGGAAGCGGTGGAGGAGGGGCGGCGCCGCCTCTCCGCCACCCTCACCGGCATCTCCATCGCCGGGTTCAAGAGCTTCGCCGAGCCCGTGCAGGTCCCCGTCCTGCCCGGGCTGACGGGCATCGTGGGCCCCAATGGCTGCGGCAAGTCCAACGTGGTCGAGGCGCTGCGCTGGGCCATGGGCGAGAGCAATGCGCGGTCCTTGCGCGGCGGCGAGATGGACGACGTCATCTTCGCCGGCACCGCGACCCGCCCCGCCCGCAACCTCGCGGAAGTGGTGCTGCGGCTGGAGGATGCGCTGGGTGTCGCCCCGCCGCCCATGGACCGCGCGGCCGAGCTGGAGGTGATCCGCCGCATCGAGCGTGGCTCGGGCAGTTCCTACCGCATCAATGGGCGTGAGGTGCGGGCGCGGGACGTGAACACGATGTTCGCGGACCTCGCCTCCGGCCCGCGTGCCTCCGGCATGGTCAGCCAGGGGCGGGTGGCGCTGCTGATCGGCGCCAAGCCGGAGGAACGGCGCTCGGTGCTGGAGGAGGCCGCGGGCATCGCCGGCCTGCGCGCCCGCCGGCACGAGGCGGAATTGAAGCTGCGGCAGGCGGAGAACAACCTCGCCCGCAGCGAGGATCTGTTGGGCAGCCTGACCACCCAGCAGGAATCCCTGAAGAAACAGGCGCGGCAGGCGGCGCGCTACCGCAACTTGTCCGGGCTGGTGCGCGATGCGGAGGGGGATTGGTTCGCCCTTCTTGTCGCCCGCGCCGAGGCCGCAATCCAGCAGGCCAGCGCCGCGCTGGAGGAGCGCGGCGATGCCCTGCGCCGGGCCGAGGCCGAGGCCGCCCAGGCGACCCGCGCCGCCGAGACGCTTTCCGCCGCCGTCGAGGCGCCCCGCGCCGAGGAAGGCCTGACCCGCACGCTGCTGGAACGCCGACGCGTGGAGGCCGAAAACCTCGCCGCCGAATCCGCCCGTGCGGCCGAGGCGCTGCGCGAGGCGGAGGCGAACCTCGCCCAGCTTCGCGCCGACGTGGCCGATGCGGAAAAGCTGGAAGAGGACGCCCGGGCCGCAGAGACGCGCGCCGGGCGCGAGGCCGCGGGGCTGGCCGGCGCCGAGGGGCAGTTGCCCGCCCGCATCGCGGAGGCGGAAGCGGGTGCGGACGCCTTCGCCGCCGAGGTCGCCACCACCGAGGCCCGCCTGCAGGAGGCGACGGAGGCGGCGGCGCAACTGGCTGCGCGGGCCAACCAGCTCGCCTCCGAACTGAACTTCGCGGAGCAGCGGGCGCGGCGCCTGCAGGAGCAGCGCGCCCAACTGGAGGCCCAGCGGAAGGCCGCCGAGGCGCAATCCGTCCCTGAACCCGTCCGCGCCGCCGCCGCCGAGGCGCTGTCCGCCGCCGAAACCGCCTTGGCCGAGGCCCGCGCCGCGCTGGACGCCGCCGAACGCGCCCGCCGCCACGCCGCCGAACAGGCCGCCGAAGCGAGCCGCGCCGCCCGCGCCGCCGAGATCGAGCGCGCCGCCGCCGAACGCGCCCGCGCCGCCGCCGCCAGCCGCGCCCAATCCGCCCGCGGGCGAGACGAGGCGGCCAGGGGGGAGCAGGCGCGCCTCGCCGCCGCCCGCCCCGATGCGGCCGAGGCCGCCCAGGCGCGCGAGGCCGCCGATGCCGCCGCCGCGAAGCTGCGCGACGCCGAGGCCACCCTGGCCCAAGCCCTGCCCGCCCGCGAGGCCGCCACCCGCCGCGCCACCGAGGCGCGCGCCGCCGAAACCGCCGCGCTGGCCGCCGAATCCCGCCTGAAGGCCGAGTTGCAGGGGCTGGAGGCCGCCACGGGCGATGCCGCCGAGGCCAACCCCATCGCCCGGACCCTGCGCGTGCCGGCCGGGCTGGAAGCCGCGCTGGGCGCCGCGCTGGGCGAAGGCCTGGAGGGTGGGCGCGGCAGCGGGCGCAGCCGCTTCTGGCGCGCGCTGCCGCCGCTGGCCGAGGCGCCGCCGCTGCCGGCCGGGATCACCTCCCTCGCCTCGCTGGTCGAGGCACCGCCGGAACTGGCCCGTGCGCTGTCGCAGATCGGGCTGGCGGAGGATGGCGCGCCACACCAGACGGCGCTGCGCCCGGGCCAGGCCCTGGTCTCGCGCGGCGGGGCGTTGTGGCGCTGGGATGGGTATGTGCTGGCGCCGGGTGGGGCCCAGGCCGGGGCCGCGCGGCTCCAGGCGCTGGCCCGGCTGCGCCAGGCCGAGGCGAAGCTGGCCGATGCCGCGCCCCTGGCCCGCGCCGCCGAAACGGCCCGCGCCGAGGCTGTCGCCGCCGACCGCGCCGCGCAATCCGCCGAGGAAACCGCCCGCCGCGCCCGAAATGTCGCCGAGGCCCAGGCGCGCGAGGCCGAGACCCGCGCCGCCCGCCTGGCCGCCAACCTCGACGCCGCCGAACGCCGCCTCGCGGAAACCGCCGCCCAGGCCGGCCGGGCCAAGGCCGAGCGCGACGAAGCCGAAGCCGCCCTGCGCGAGGCCGAAGCCGCGCTGGCCGCCCTGCCCGCCCCGCGCGGCGCCGCGGAGGAAGCCGCCGCCGCCACCCGCGCCGAGGCCGCCGAACAGGCCGCCCGCCGCGCCCGCGCGGCTGCCGAAGGCGAATTGGCCAGCCGCCGCACCGAATTGCAGCGCCTGACCGAACGCCAGGCCGCCGCCGCCGCGCAGCTCGCCGCGCTGGCCCCACAGGAGGAACGGCTGGGCGCGGAACTGGCCGAGGCGGAGGCCGCGCTCGCCACCGCCCGCGCCGCCCGCGCCGTCCTGCCGGATCTGGCTGAGGCGCGCGCGGCGGTGGAGACGGCGCGGCTGGCGCTGTCGGAGGTGCGCGGCCGTGAGGCGGAGGCGCGGGGCCGCGCGGCCGGGCTGCGGGCCGAACGCGAAGGCTTGGCCGCGAGGCGCGAAGCCGCGCTGGCCGAACGCGCCGCCTGGGCGCAGCGCCTGTCCGAGGCCACCACCCGCCGCGAGGCCCTGACCGCCCGCGTGGCCGAGGCCTCCGCGCGGCGCGAGGCGCTGGCCCGCCGCCCCGAAGAGGCGGCGCGGCTGACGGAGGAGGCCGCCATGCGCCTCACCGCCGCCGAATCCGCCCATGCGGCGGCGGTGGCGGCGCTGGAGACGGCCTCCACCCGCGCCCGCACAGCGGAGGAGACGCGGCGCGCGGCCGATGCCGCGCTGGCTTCCGCGCGCGAGGCCGCACTGCGGGCCGAGGCGGCGCGCGAGGCCGCTTTGCGCGCCGGTGCCGCGCTGGCCGAGCGCATCACCGAACGGCTGGGCGAGGAGCCCGCCTTGCCCGAGCCTCCCGAGGACCTCTCCGACGCTGCCGAGGACCGCGCCCGCCGCAAGGCCGAGCGCCTGGCGCGCGAACGGGAGGAGATGGGGCCGGTGAACCTCCGCGCCGAGGTGGAGTTGGAGGAGCTGGAGACCCGCATCGCCACCCTGCTGCGCGAGCGGGAGGAGATCGGCGCCGCCATCGCGAAGCTGCGCGGATCGATCGGCCATCTGAACCGCGAGGCGCGGGAGCGGCTGCGCGCCACCTTCGACCAGGTGGACCGGGAGTTCCGCGCGCTGTTCACGCGGCTGTTCGGCGGCGGGCGGGCGCATCTGGCGCTGGTGGGCAGCGAGGACCCGCTGGAAGGCGGCCTCGAGATCTATGCGGAGCCGCCGGGTAAGAAGCTGTCCGCGCTGTCGCTGCTGTCGGGCGGGGAGCAGGCGCTGACGGCGCTTTCCTTGATCTTCGCCGTGTTCCGCTGCCACCCCGCGCCCGTCTGCGTGCTGGACGAGGTGGATGCGCCGCTGGACGACGCGAATGTGGAGCGGCTGTGCGATTTGCTGGACGTGATGTCCCGCCCGCCCGAGGTGGATGGCGACGCGGCGGATGGCGAGACGCGGGTGGCGGGGGGGACGCGCTTCCTCATCATCACCCACCACGCGCTGACCATGGCGCGGATGCACCGGCTGTTCGGCGTGACGATGCAGGAGCGCGGGGTGTCGCGGCTGTTGAGCGTGGATTTGGGCGAGGCGGTGGCGATGGCGGAGGGGTGA
- a CDS encoding DsbA family protein, whose translation MRISRRHLGVLGGGVLATPAFAQTPAPTDPRLAERSTGQANAPVVVQEFFSLTCGHCANFHNDVWPQARRQLVETGQVRMVWRDFPLDGIALLASAVARAMPAERYEAFLTALFQTQSRWAFAQGRQAEELARVAALAGMDREAFNAVAADQDFHRGILSQRLAAEQQYQIRATPSFTFNGRLHTGGLSFAEFERQVRSAPRT comes from the coding sequence ATGCGGATTTCGCGTCGTCATCTGGGCGTGCTGGGCGGCGGCGTCCTCGCCACGCCCGCCTTCGCCCAAACCCCCGCCCCCACCGACCCGCGCCTCGCCGAGCGCAGCACGGGCCAGGCCAACGCCCCCGTGGTGGTGCAGGAATTCTTCTCCCTCACCTGCGGGCATTGCGCGAATTTCCACAACGACGTCTGGCCCCAGGCGCGCCGCCAGCTGGTCGAGACGGGGCAGGTCCGCATGGTCTGGCGTGACTTCCCGCTGGACGGCATCGCCCTGCTGGCCTCGGCCGTGGCCCGCGCCATGCCGGCCGAGCGGTATGAGGCCTTCCTGACGGCCCTTTTCCAGACCCAGTCCCGCTGGGCCTTCGCCCAGGGCCGCCAGGCGGAGGAGCTGGCGCGCGTCGCCGCCCTGGCCGGCATGGACCGCGAGGCCTTCAACGCCGTCGCCGCGGACCAGGACTTCCATCGCGGCATCCTGTCCCAGCGCCTGGCGGCGGAGCAGCAATACCAGATCCGCGCCACGCCCAGCTTCACCTTCAACGGGCGGCTGCACACGGGCGGGCTGTCCTTCGCGGAGTTCGAACGGCAGGTCCGCAGCGCCCCGCGCACGTGA